One segment of Pseudophryne corroboree isolate aPseCor3 chromosome 10, aPseCor3.hap2, whole genome shotgun sequence DNA contains the following:
- the LOC134966128 gene encoding cornifelin homolog → MSYPVTAQPQMMQGYATGSNQWNSEVMDCCEDMGICLCGAFVPCILACRVATDFGECCCLPFLGGTVLAMRTGIRERYHIPGSICNDCVCLTFCGPCTLCQMARELKHRK, encoded by the exons ATGTCTTATCCAGTCACCGCCCAGCCCCAAATGATGCAGGGGTATGCCACCGGCAGCAACCAATGGAATTCTGAAGTCATGGACTGCTGCGAGGACATGGGCATTT GTCTTTGTGGAGCATTTGTTCCTTGTATTTTGGCATGCAGAGTGGCAACAGACTTCGGGGAGTGCTGCTGCTTGCCATTCCTAGGGGGCACTGTGCTTGCAATGCGTACAGGCATTAGGGAAAGATATCACATTCCG GGAAGCATCTGCAATGACTGCGTGTGTCTCACATTCTGTGGTCCCTGCACCCTGTGTCAGATGGCACGTGAGCTGAAACACAGGAAATGA